The DNA window CACCTCGGTACGCTTCACGCCCTGGGTTGTAATCTCGTAGATCCACGCAAGAATCAGTACAACCGGAAATCCAATGGCCAGTGCTGTTACGACGGCACGCATCGCCCATGCAGGTGCGGCGTATGTCTCGAGGAGAATATCGGAGACCTGGATCAGCAGCCACGCAATGACGATGTAGGCAGCGCCGCTGCGAAACACGTTGCGGCGGTGTAGTTCATTGATGAACTGCGAGACACTGACCATAACAGGCTCCCACTGTCTGGACCAAGAGTAGCTTAGTCAGCCGCTTAATTCAGTCGAAGTGCTTGCGAGTGTTGAGCCAGCGGGCGCATCCCGCTCCAGGAAAACACACTTTGCGGGGCCATAGCAACGTCAGCCATGTCTGTTATCAACAGCTTGCTCGCAATCGAGGAGGGATCCATATGCGCGCTATCAGGTGCAATCAAATCCTGGCAGGATGAGTCGTTTCAGGCATGCACGATGACAGTCAATCAGTTGGCGGTCGAAGCCGTGTTTCCAGTTTCCGCTTCGGTGTTCAGGACCATGACGCGCTGACCTGGGCGCAGCCTTTCGGCGCCACGTACGACGATGGTGTCGCCAGCTTTGAGATCGCCGGATACTTCGATCAGGTCGCCATCGCCGCTGCCGGCCAGGATCGAAACCCGTTCGACGAGTTGATCCTTGCCGACCCGAAACACGCTGGCGCCATTGCGC is part of the Pseudomonadota bacterium genome and encodes:
- a CDS encoding efflux RND transporter periplasmic adaptor subunit, whose protein sequence is RNGASVFRVGKDQLVERVSILAGSGDGDLIEVSGDLKAGDTIVVRGAERLRPGQRVMVLNTEAETGNTASTAN